From Pedobacter indicus, a single genomic window includes:
- a CDS encoding DUF4870 domain-containing protein produces MEFPENDPILPIVDQKTIDEGKTIAIIAYITVIGLIIAIVLNNDKKNAFAAFHIRQALGVGLASLVIGVLNIIPYIGWLAFAVGSILLFVMWIVGLINALSGKMKPVPVFGKQFEEWFRGIN; encoded by the coding sequence ATGGAATTTCCAGAGAATGATCCTATTCTTCCTATTGTAGATCAGAAAACGATTGATGAGGGAAAAACGATTGCCATCATAGCCTATATCACGGTTATCGGGCTCATTATTGCCATTGTTTTAAATAATGACAAGAAAAATGCTTTTGCTGCTTTTCACATTAGGCAGGCACTAGGTGTAGGTTTGGCATCCTTAGTGATCGGTGTGTTGAATATTATACCCTATATTGGGTGGCTCGCTTTTGCAGTCGGATCCATCCTTTTATTCGTGATGTGGATCGTGGGGCTGATTAATGCATTAAGTGGAAAAATGAAGCCAGTCCCCGTATTCGGAAAGCAATTCGAAGAATGGTTCAGGGGTATTAATTGA
- a CDS encoding BNR-4 repeat-containing protein has product MNRKKILAMLLMLFMLSSHGFADEPKKIITFSEDAGWCWFQDNRAILDGNQFLFSVVRSDGTIAMVGYHLDKKVKQEVVLNDSTFETDDHNVGVIMKRPDGRYLTVYAGHGNDTKMRYRISKETEDISDWSEEKSVETGGRTTYSNVYALSKTGLTYNLHRGIDSNPNYMVSDDYGSSWTYGGQLFAFRGRPYVRYASDDMSTIHFITTEEHPRHYNNSIYYGYMQGDNLYKAEGELVGAVNKDKHSNLRPQDFTCIYDSDSTTRENVAWTSDIQLDKQGYPYVAFTVTKDPISLGETKKREDGGFDHRYHYARWDGARWNEYEIAYGGSRLYLGENEYTGLITLHPDDPNVVYISTDVDPVTGKPLAKGDKRIHEIFKGTTGDGGKTWKWMAITEHSDSSNIRPIVVSNDYYEVVFWLRGRYSTYKDYDLKAVGLIYEK; this is encoded by the coding sequence ATGAATAGAAAGAAGATTCTAGCCATGCTGCTCATGCTGTTTATGCTTAGCAGTCATGGCTTTGCTGATGAACCAAAAAAGATAATCACTTTTAGTGAAGACGCCGGCTGGTGTTGGTTTCAGGATAATCGTGCAATTTTAGACGGCAACCAATTCCTGTTTTCTGTTGTGCGTTCAGACGGCACCATCGCCATGGTTGGGTATCATCTCGATAAGAAAGTTAAACAAGAGGTTGTTTTAAATGATTCTACCTTTGAGACAGATGATCATAATGTTGGGGTCATTATGAAAAGACCTGACGGCAGATATTTAACCGTGTATGCTGGTCATGGGAATGATACCAAAATGAGGTATAGGATATCGAAAGAAACGGAAGATATTAGCGATTGGAGTGAAGAGAAATCTGTTGAAACAGGTGGAAGGACAACTTATTCAAATGTCTATGCATTATCCAAAACAGGTTTAACCTATAACCTTCATCGGGGTATTGATTCGAACCCTAATTACATGGTGTCGGATGATTATGGAAGTTCGTGGACTTACGGGGGACAGTTATTCGCTTTTCGGGGCAGGCCCTATGTGCGTTATGCTTCGGACGACATGAGTACGATTCATTTTATAACCACGGAAGAGCACCCTCGTCATTATAATAACAGCATCTATTATGGATATATGCAGGGTGATAATTTGTATAAAGCAGAGGGAGAGCTCGTAGGGGCTGTGAACAAAGACAAGCACAGTAACCTTCGGCCACAAGACTTTACCTGTATCTATGATAGCGATTCAACTACGAGGGAAAATGTGGCTTGGACGAGTGATATACAACTAGATAAACAGGGTTATCCGTATGTTGCTTTTACGGTAACGAAAGATCCGATTTCATTGGGTGAGACAAAAAAACGTGAAGACGGCGGTTTTGACCATCGGTATCATTATGCACGATGGGATGGTGCCAGATGGAATGAATATGAAATTGCCTATGGTGGTTCACGTTTATATCTTGGAGAAAATGAATACACGGGTCTTATTACGTTGCACCCCGATGATCCGAACGTGGTTTATATATCGACTGATGTAGATCCTGTCACGGGTAAACCTCTTGCGAAAGGGGATAAGCGTATTCATGAGATTTTTAAAGGTACGACAGGAGATGGTGGAAAAACATGGAAATGGATGGCAATTACTGAACACTCCGACTCCTCGAATATTCGCCCCATTGTTGTATCTAATGACTACTACGAAGTTGTCTTTTGGCTAAGAGGGCGCTATTCCACCTATAAAGATTATGATTTAAAAGCAGTGGGTTTGATATATGAAAAATAA
- a CDS encoding RagB/SusD family nutrient uptake outer membrane protein — MKLLHDNIMKQKTRYIWILIIAALVQSSCSDDLLTPKPLSFFAPENVYVDKAGYEASLVTMRRSLTEGITGSRRYYMVGEWAASEAGNPTFQLDWTQTTPFFDKYYTFLGLFTDSYEFIKNANVVIGRIDDIEWDSDDDRNRILAEAYWHRAYWYYWLVNSYGDVPFVGEEVKDVKLDYQTHSRWAILNKIQADLEFAVQWLPETAVPGAITKGAGNHLLTKVYLANLEFDKAISSATELIDGRYSLMTSRFGASLGESKKDVIWDLHRPNNKNISENKETILAIVDRFEAPAGAQTAGLFTMRHYHPSWWHQNVKDSQGQAGMVDSGPKYDSLGRGNPDLVITSYASYDIWKGLNFDWTNTTDKRRSNENWVDKHEITYNNPNSVDYGKPVNTKWIPNRQDSVMLIFPMPIYKTYVRQQSPSARPVGGNGDWYIFRLAETYLLRAEAYFWKDQLGNAAADINKVRERASAVPISAGDVTLGYIFDERARELFIEAPRHAEMVRASYILAKLNKDGYSLNNFSEKNWWYDRVIELNEMYTIKPILDGNTPRVEPYHVLWPIDNNVILANSLGRINQNIGYSGAESNQPPLETIEEPNNE; from the coding sequence ATGAAATTATTACATGATAATATTATGAAACAGAAGACTCGATATATTTGGATTTTAATAATAGCGGCTCTGGTGCAGAGTTCTTGTTCAGATGATTTGTTGACCCCGAAACCATTATCTTTCTTTGCGCCAGAAAATGTATACGTAGATAAGGCAGGATATGAGGCATCACTGGTAACGATGCGACGATCCCTGACCGAAGGGATTACTGGAAGTCGTCGCTATTATATGGTAGGAGAATGGGCTGCTTCTGAGGCGGGCAACCCTACTTTCCAGTTGGATTGGACGCAAACAACGCCTTTCTTTGATAAGTATTATACCTTTCTTGGATTGTTTACAGATTCGTATGAATTTATAAAAAACGCCAATGTGGTAATTGGTAGAATTGATGATATTGAATGGGACAGCGACGACGATAGAAACCGCATACTCGCTGAAGCCTACTGGCATCGGGCTTACTGGTACTATTGGTTGGTAAACTCCTACGGGGACGTACCTTTTGTTGGTGAAGAAGTTAAAGACGTTAAGTTAGATTATCAGACTCACAGTCGTTGGGCAATCCTTAACAAGATTCAGGCTGATCTAGAGTTTGCTGTACAGTGGCTTCCGGAAACAGCCGTGCCGGGCGCGATAACCAAAGGTGCCGGTAATCATCTATTGACGAAGGTGTACCTAGCAAATTTAGAATTTGATAAAGCTATTTCGTCGGCTACGGAATTAATCGATGGACGCTACAGCTTGATGACTTCGCGATTTGGAGCTTCTTTGGGTGAATCGAAAAAAGATGTGATTTGGGATCTTCACCGCCCCAATAATAAAAATATTTCCGAGAATAAGGAAACGATTTTGGCCATTGTGGATCGATTTGAGGCGCCTGCAGGTGCTCAGACAGCTGGACTCTTTACGATGAGGCATTATCATCCGTCGTGGTGGCATCAAAATGTGAAAGATAGTCAAGGTCAGGCTGGTATGGTAGATAGCGGACCGAAATACGATTCATTAGGCAGAGGCAATCCGGATCTGGTTATAACTTCTTACGCTTCCTACGATATATGGAAAGGGTTGAACTTTGACTGGACCAATACGACTGATAAGAGACGCTCCAATGAGAATTGGGTGGATAAACATGAGATAACCTATAATAATCCAAATTCTGTTGATTATGGCAAACCTGTAAACACCAAGTGGATTCCTAATCGACAGGATTCGGTCATGCTGATTTTTCCGATGCCTATTTATAAAACCTATGTGCGTCAACAATCACCAAGCGCCCGTCCGGTAGGTGGAAACGGTGATTGGTATATTTTCCGCTTGGCTGAAACTTATTTGCTGCGAGCCGAGGCCTATTTCTGGAAAGATCAACTTGGCAATGCGGCAGCTGATATTAATAAGGTTCGCGAAAGAGCCAGTGCAGTTCCAATCTCTGCAGGTGATGTGACACTGGGTTATATTTTTGATGAACGGGCCAGAGAGTTATTTATCGAAGCCCCACGTCACGCGGAAATGGTGAGAGCATCTTATATTTTGGCAAAATTAAATAAGGATGGGTACAGTCTGAATAATTTCAGTGAAAAGAACTGGTGGTATGATCGTGTTATCGAATTAAACGAGATGTACACCATTAAGCCTATATTAGATGGTAATACACCAAGAGTAGAGCCATACCATGTTTTATGGCCTATCGATAATAATGTGATTTTAGCAAACAGTTTAGGACGGATTAACCAGAATATAGGGTATTCGGGAGCAGAGAGCAACCAACCGCCTCTCGAAACTATTGAGGAACCGAATAATGAATAG
- a CDS encoding SusC/RagA family TonB-linked outer membrane protein, with the protein MNKQNRMPRRWAYLFLSCLFIFSPFSLFSQEVGGFTGTVTDQLSNEPLIGVSIKVKDRNLSTSTDAEGNFVINASDGEILQLSYIGYKDTEVTVTGTSLNVSMAEDRAQLDEVVVVGYGTQKRSDLTGSIQRVSGETFENQPVTQIGEMLSGTVAGFYGTQGASADGGGSMEVRGTTSLTGGTTPLVVLDGVIYSGSLADINPNDIESIDVLKDASSAAVFGAKAASGVVMVTTKKGKSGKPMINFTAKTGVSSLSNDKFGPLDAKGYENFRRDFFRTKGTGLPDWYWNDPNDLPEGVTIEQWRNASSNPHADNTLEYLGRLNFFETEVEQYLAGQTTDWQDQVFHSGINQDYDVSIGGGADNYNYYWSLGYVDNEGIILGDEFNAIRSRLNVDFKVNEWLNVGTNAQLSVRDESTVPAAIGDIKSMGPYSKVYEDDGSIKWYPNDYYHTNPLINHLLQDRLNKTTSFFASVYGNLTLPYGFNFRVSFQPRLSYGKNYNFWGPGTIVGESDHIDGYGRRDDSSLSAWMIDNILTWKREFGIHDFDVTLLYNAEQTKTYLSRADNETFLPNQQLIYHGLQFGSKPFLNNNDTEAGGNAMMARVNYSLLDRYLFTASVRRDGYSAFGIANNKATFPAAAFAWVVSEEDFFPENSVLNRLKLRLSWGINGNRDIGIYAALAQIATNLYYDGSNLQMGLYNNTLANPGLRWEKTEAYNVGFDIGLLDNKIDLSIDLYDMTTTDLLMARQLPEITGFNQITANLGELANRGIDIALNTTNIENENLTWRSNFVFSLNRNKIESLFGEFEDVEVNGQLVRRELPDYTNQWFPGKAIDAVWEYDVTGVWQLHEAEEAAKFGMLPGDYKSTDVDGNYAYDALIDKSFIGYTKPRVRLGLRNDVSFLEHFSASVFLRADLGHIANFAHALHESTEYDRRGIWNVPYWTPTNGNNEYARTSEVHGAYDGGLRIFKPRSFVRVQDVSLSYTMPSKVVERVGAKGIRIFASARNLFTFTDWPGYDPESGDTPMPMTYTLGVNLAL; encoded by the coding sequence ATGAATAAACAAAATCGCATGCCACGTAGATGGGCGTATTTATTTTTAAGCTGTCTTTTCATCTTCTCTCCTTTTTCTCTTTTTTCGCAAGAGGTAGGAGGGTTTACGGGTACGGTAACGGATCAGCTTTCAAATGAACCACTCATTGGTGTTAGCATTAAGGTAAAAGACAGGAATTTGAGTACATCTACTGATGCAGAGGGTAACTTTGTGATCAATGCTTCTGATGGCGAAATTTTACAGTTGTCCTATATCGGTTATAAGGATACCGAAGTGACGGTCACAGGAACCTCGTTGAATGTAAGTATGGCAGAGGACAGGGCGCAGCTAGATGAAGTGGTTGTGGTCGGGTACGGAACGCAAAAAAGAAGCGATCTGACAGGATCAATTCAACGTGTAAGTGGTGAAACTTTTGAAAATCAGCCTGTAACCCAAATAGGTGAAATGTTATCTGGGACAGTTGCGGGTTTCTACGGTACGCAGGGTGCCTCTGCAGATGGTGGTGGAAGCATGGAAGTCCGTGGAACAACCTCTTTGACCGGGGGAACCACTCCGCTCGTAGTTTTAGATGGGGTTATTTATAGTGGTAGTTTGGCAGATATCAACCCGAACGATATTGAAAGCATCGATGTACTAAAAGATGCGAGTTCAGCAGCGGTTTTCGGGGCTAAGGCTGCTTCGGGTGTTGTGATGGTAACAACAAAAAAGGGTAAGTCAGGTAAACCTATGATCAATTTTACAGCGAAAACGGGAGTGAGTTCTTTGTCGAATGATAAATTTGGTCCACTCGATGCTAAAGGCTACGAGAACTTCAGACGAGACTTCTTCAGAACAAAGGGTACAGGGCTACCTGATTGGTACTGGAACGATCCAAACGATTTGCCGGAAGGGGTGACTATTGAGCAGTGGCGCAATGCGAGTTCTAACCCTCACGCTGATAACACATTGGAATATTTAGGAAGACTGAATTTTTTTGAAACAGAGGTTGAGCAATATTTAGCTGGGCAGACAACCGACTGGCAAGATCAGGTTTTTCATTCAGGTATTAATCAGGATTATGATGTAAGTATTGGCGGCGGAGCGGATAACTACAATTACTATTGGTCGTTAGGCTATGTAGATAACGAAGGGATTATTCTTGGAGACGAGTTTAATGCAATCCGATCAAGACTAAACGTTGATTTTAAAGTAAATGAATGGTTAAACGTGGGTACTAATGCACAGTTGTCGGTACGAGACGAGAGTACGGTTCCTGCAGCAATTGGTGATATCAAATCAATGGGACCCTACAGTAAGGTATATGAGGATGATGGAAGCATAAAGTGGTATCCGAATGATTATTATCATACAAATCCGTTGATTAACCATTTATTGCAGGATCGATTAAATAAAACTACAAGCTTTTTCGCTTCGGTTTATGGGAACCTGACCTTACCTTATGGCTTTAACTTTAGAGTATCTTTTCAGCCAAGACTTAGCTATGGAAAAAATTATAATTTCTGGGGACCAGGAACCATTGTGGGTGAAAGCGACCATATAGATGGCTACGGAAGAAGAGATGATAGTTCTTTAAGTGCGTGGATGATTGATAATATTCTAACCTGGAAGCGCGAATTTGGCATACATGACTTCGATGTAACCTTGCTGTACAATGCTGAACAAACTAAGACTTATTTGTCTCGAGCAGACAATGAAACTTTTCTTCCCAATCAGCAGCTAATTTATCATGGACTACAGTTTGGATCGAAACCATTCTTGAATAATAACGACACAGAAGCAGGTGGGAATGCGATGATGGCTAGGGTGAATTACTCACTATTAGACAGATACTTGTTCACCGCATCAGTAAGAAGAGACGGGTATTCTGCTTTTGGAATTGCAAATAACAAAGCAACTTTTCCGGCTGCAGCGTTTGCTTGGGTTGTTTCTGAAGAAGATTTTTTTCCTGAAAATTCGGTCTTGAACCGTTTGAAGTTGAGATTGTCATGGGGGATTAATGGGAATAGGGATATTGGTATTTATGCTGCGTTGGCTCAGATAGCAACTAACCTGTACTATGACGGTTCGAACCTACAGATGGGATTATATAATAATACACTGGCTAACCCAGGTTTGCGTTGGGAAAAAACGGAAGCATACAATGTTGGTTTTGATATCGGATTACTTGATAATAAGATCGATTTATCGATCGATCTTTACGATATGACAACGACAGACTTGCTGATGGCTAGACAGCTTCCCGAAATTACAGGTTTTAACCAGATTACTGCGAATTTGGGTGAATTAGCAAACCGGGGAATCGATATTGCTCTCAACACAACGAATATAGAAAATGAGAACCTTACCTGGAGGTCCAACTTTGTTTTCTCATTAAACAGAAATAAAATCGAAAGCTTGTTTGGTGAGTTTGAAGACGTTGAAGTTAATGGTCAACTGGTGAGAAGAGAGTTGCCGGATTATACAAACCAATGGTTTCCCGGAAAAGCGATTGACGCCGTTTGGGAATATGACGTGACGGGAGTTTGGCAACTTCATGAGGCTGAAGAAGCTGCAAAATTTGGTATGCTGCCTGGCGATTACAAGTCGACCGATGTAGATGGGAATTATGCTTATGATGCATTGATTGATAAGTCGTTCATTGGTTACACGAAACCTCGGGTTCGTTTAGGATTAAGAAACGACGTGTCATTCCTTGAACATTTTTCAGCATCGGTGTTTTTACGAGCCGATCTGGGTCATATTGCCAATTTCGCTCATGCGCTGCATGAATCGACGGAATATGACCGTCGCGGTATCTGGAACGTTCCTTATTGGACACCAACCAACGGTAATAATGAGTATGCGCGAACTTCGGAGGTGCATGGCGCATATGACGGCGGGCTGAGGATCTTTAAACCGCGTTCATTCGTTCGTGTTCAGGATGTGTCTTTATCTTATACTATGCCAAGTAAAGTTGTTGAGCGTGTTGGTGCCAAAGGGATACGGATATTTGCATCGGCTCGTAATCTCTTCACGTTTACGGACTGGCCAGGGTATGACCCAGAATCTGGTGATACACCGATGCCCATGACTTATACGCTTGGAGTGAATTTAGCTCTTTAA
- a CDS encoding n-acetylglutamate synthase, translating to MINYNNKFFKAVRTSPNGETSPHTIFHYKQSGNILTAEYSGGKIAAGHLIGLVNGQGHIDMHYHQINDQGELMIGVCHSIPEMLSNGKIRLHETWQWTSGEKTSGESILEEV from the coding sequence ATGATCAACTATAACAATAAATTTTTTAAGGCTGTCCGCACCAGCCCGAATGGTGAAACATCGCCCCATACAATTTTCCATTACAAACAATCCGGAAACATTTTAACTGCTGAATATTCTGGAGGAAAAATAGCTGCTGGACACTTAATAGGCCTGGTCAATGGACAAGGGCATATTGATATGCATTATCATCAGATTAACGATCAGGGAGAACTGATGATAGGCGTATGCCATTCCATACCAGAGATGCTTTCTAACGGCAAGATCAGACTACATGAAACATGGCAATGGACATCTGGCGAAAAAACGAGTGGGGAATCAATCTTAGAAGAGGTATAA
- a CDS encoding 4a-hydroxytetrahydrobiopterin dehydratase yields the protein MEKISQEDWREVDQKLYKKFIFQDFQEAFAFMLRVAFVAEKNNHHPRWTNEYNQLEFWLSTHDQGDIVTEKDRALAKEIDKLL from the coding sequence ATGGAAAAGATATCACAAGAAGATTGGCGGGAAGTAGACCAAAAGCTTTACAAGAAATTTATTTTTCAGGATTTTCAGGAAGCCTTTGCTTTTATGCTGCGTGTTGCTTTTGTCGCTGAGAAGAACAATCACCATCCGCGGTGGACTAACGAATATAATCAGTTAGAGTTTTGGTTAAGCACGCATGATCAGGGTGATATAGTCACCGAAAAGGATCGTGCTTTAGCAAAAGAAATTGATAAGCTATTGTAG
- a CDS encoding Gfo/Idh/MocA family protein encodes MKNLIITSIIILLSLPVLAQNTLKLAVAGLSHGHVDWIFNRKDKGDVQLVGIYETNQELINRYAERYDIDRSLFFTDLDQMLDSVQPEAVSAFGAISEHITVVRACAPRKIHVMVEKPLATTLADAKEIQELAQKHSIHVLTNFETSWYSSNQHVYKLLEEGQLGKIKKVMVNDGHQGPKEIGVSKEFLEILTDPKKNGAGALVDFGCYGANLMTWLLKGEKPISVTAVIAQNKPEIYKEVDDEASIILQYPNAQCIIQASWNWPFSRKDMEVYGEKGYAIAADATTIRQRIQENSKEQTLKLESRPAPFDDPFSILNAVVHNQLAPKEYQLYGLDINVTVVEILEAAIESARTKQTVFLN; translated from the coding sequence ATGAAAAACCTCATAATCACATCCATTATTATTTTACTTTCTTTGCCTGTCTTGGCACAAAACACTCTCAAACTCGCGGTCGCGGGTCTCAGTCACGGACATGTCGATTGGATATTTAATCGTAAAGACAAGGGCGATGTTCAACTCGTAGGTATTTATGAAACCAACCAAGAACTGATTAACCGATACGCAGAACGCTATGACATTGACCGCTCATTATTTTTCACAGACCTTGATCAAATGCTTGATAGCGTTCAACCCGAAGCAGTTTCTGCGTTCGGTGCAATTAGCGAGCATATCACTGTTGTCAGAGCTTGTGCGCCGCGAAAAATACATGTGATGGTGGAAAAACCACTCGCAACAACCCTTGCTGATGCAAAGGAAATCCAAGAGCTAGCACAAAAGCATTCCATCCATGTATTAACAAATTTCGAAACCTCCTGGTATTCCAGCAATCAACATGTTTACAAATTACTTGAAGAAGGTCAACTCGGTAAAATCAAAAAAGTCATGGTTAACGACGGACACCAAGGTCCAAAAGAAATTGGTGTCAGCAAGGAATTTCTTGAAATTTTGACTGACCCAAAAAAGAATGGAGCCGGTGCTTTGGTTGATTTTGGATGTTATGGAGCGAATTTGATGACTTGGCTACTTAAGGGAGAAAAGCCTATTTCTGTTACAGCAGTAATAGCCCAAAATAAACCTGAAATTTATAAAGAGGTCGACGACGAAGCTTCCATTATTCTGCAATACCCCAACGCTCAATGCATCATCCAAGCCTCATGGAACTGGCCTTTCTCCAGAAAAGACATGGAAGTTTATGGCGAAAAGGGTTATGCTATTGCAGCAGACGCAACAACAATACGCCAGCGTATCCAAGAAAATTCAAAGGAGCAAACTCTGAAGTTAGAATCAAGGCCTGCTCCTTTCGATGATCCTTTTTCGATACTAAATGCCGTGGTTCATAATCAACTCGCCCCAAAAGAATATCAATTATACGGATTGGATATTAACGTTACTGTTGTTGAGATTTTAGAGGCGGCCATAGAATCGGCACGGACCAAGCAGACAGTATTTCTTAATTAA
- a CDS encoding STN and carboxypeptidase regulatory-like domain-containing protein, which yields MRDIRYQNEKERRIYRALQMRLCALLFFTLFSLPSFAQNYLSTLVSIEAKEERLDSLLTEIGRLGGFYFSYSSDALPKDSLVTLSAKQESIEKILNQLLKGDYEYMEAPNYVVLRLAPNRLQLVSEDNHEYGKINTITGYVIDDVTGERIAYASVYEKRLLLSTLTDKNGYFQIKVKNPVNSLSLTVSKEYYRDTTVVLLAPVLIGEEDRNFGYRAGSDLNAAERTGVGRFLVSSKQKLQSLNLGGFFANSPVQTSLTPGLSTHGSLSGQIVPKVSINLIGGYTFGVDGVELGGIFNINKSDIRVVQAAGVFNLVGGGMRGVQLSGISNTVMDSVVGLQVSGMYNHDLKHVKGAQLTGGINLVHGNTKGMQIAGLTNINHGEVRGLQLGTINYARKINGLQLGLVNIADTTSGVSIGLLNFIKGGYSRVSVSNNELTQLNLEYQSGVAGFYSILKVGMSVLPDEKMFLLGGGFGRDFIVNQRFSLGVQATSQNAYLGNWKELSNLYRAKLVANFRLSKNVEVYAGPAFNVFVNDQTNAVDGYKAHFPFKNYEGKRFNSKTNGWLGWDIGITLF from the coding sequence ATGCGAGACATTCGATATCAAAATGAAAAAGAGAGGAGAATATACCGTGCTTTACAAATGAGGCTTTGTGCCTTACTTTTCTTTACTCTGTTTTCGTTACCGAGCTTTGCTCAAAACTACCTTTCTACTTTGGTGTCAATTGAGGCCAAGGAAGAAAGGTTGGATTCTTTATTGACTGAAATTGGTAGGTTGGGAGGCTTTTACTTTTCTTACAGCAGTGATGCGTTACCGAAGGATAGTTTGGTAACCCTATCTGCAAAACAGGAGTCGATTGAAAAGATATTGAACCAGCTCTTGAAAGGTGATTATGAATACATGGAAGCCCCTAACTATGTCGTACTGCGATTAGCGCCGAATCGCTTACAACTGGTGTCTGAGGATAATCACGAATATGGGAAAATCAATACGATAACGGGTTATGTAATTGATGATGTGACTGGTGAGCGCATTGCTTATGCCAGCGTGTATGAAAAGCGGCTGCTTCTTTCTACTCTGACCGATAAGAATGGGTATTTCCAGATTAAAGTGAAAAATCCGGTTAACAGTTTATCACTGACTGTCAGTAAGGAATATTATCGAGATACCACAGTCGTGCTTCTGGCTCCGGTGCTGATTGGGGAGGAGGATCGTAATTTCGGATACCGAGCAGGTAGTGATTTGAATGCAGCTGAACGTACCGGGGTGGGTCGTTTTTTGGTTTCATCCAAACAAAAGCTCCAAAGCTTAAATCTGGGTGGGTTCTTTGCTAATTCGCCGGTTCAAACTTCACTTACTCCGGGTTTAAGCACTCATGGTTCATTGAGCGGGCAGATTGTGCCGAAGGTTTCTATTAATTTGATAGGAGGATATACGTTCGGTGTCGACGGTGTCGAATTGGGGGGCATTTTTAATATTAATAAATCCGATATACGTGTCGTCCAGGCTGCCGGTGTTTTTAATTTAGTAGGCGGTGGTATGCGAGGTGTTCAGTTATCAGGAATTAGTAACACCGTGATGGATAGCGTTGTTGGCTTGCAGGTCAGCGGAATGTATAACCACGACCTTAAGCATGTAAAAGGTGCCCAGCTGACCGGTGGGATTAATTTAGTACATGGCAACACAAAAGGGATGCAAATAGCAGGATTAACAAATATCAACCATGGTGAGGTTCGGGGATTGCAGCTCGGAACGATAAATTACGCTAGAAAAATTAATGGGCTTCAGCTTGGTCTTGTCAACATAGCCGACACAACTTCGGGTGTGAGTATCGGATTGTTAAATTTTATAAAAGGGGGGTATAGCCGTGTGTCTGTTTCGAATAATGAATTGACACAGTTGAACCTTGAATATCAGTCCGGAGTAGCAGGTTTTTATAGCATTTTAAAAGTCGGGATGAGTGTTCTGCCCGATGAAAAAATGTTTCTTTTGGGTGGAGGGTTTGGTCGTGATTTTATTGTTAATCAGCGGTTTTCTTTGGGTGTTCAGGCGACTTCTCAAAATGCTTATTTAGGCAACTGGAAAGAGCTGAGTAATTTATACCGCGCTAAGCTGGTCGCGAATTTCAGACTATCAAAAAATGTTGAAGTGTATGCAGGGCCGGCTTTCAACGTTTTTGTGAACGACCAGACTAATGCTGTTGACGGATATAAAGCTCATTTTCCTTTTAAGAATTATGAAGGTAAGCGATTTAATTCCAAAACGAATGGTTGGTTAGGCTGGGATATCGGTATCACATTATTTTAA